A region of Polynucleobacter sp. JS-Mosq-20-D10 DNA encodes the following proteins:
- the rmuC gene encoding DNA recombination protein RmuC: protein MTFDLISLLLFGLPFSLCAGLLVYVLNLRSALTRVEQQNQNDVALSASLRIERDQALQNAIRLEAALDSERKQGLGRIESLNEAKEALTSQFKNLANEILEDKSKRFTEQNVANLDALLKPLQTKLSEFKEQVNTSYGNEARERFALKSEIERLANLNLRMSDETRSLTQALKGDSKVQGNWGELVLESILESSGLRKGEEYLVQDSHTQTDGSRLQPDVVVKLPEGRSLVVDSKVSITAYSRHAEASDPVVAEQELMAHIQSLRQHIQGLSSKNYSALYGTGSVDFVLMFVPIEPAFLLALKTAPNLYQEALAKNIVLVCPSTLMATLRTVAHLWRQDSQNRNALEIAKQCGTLYDKFVGFVDDLEKLGQRLDQAQTSYHDAFSKLKSGKGNLIRTAEKVRELGVKPSKNLSAPLIESSSDSE, encoded by the coding sequence GTGACTTTTGACTTAATCTCTCTTTTACTATTTGGCCTGCCATTCAGTTTATGTGCAGGCCTTTTGGTATATGTGCTCAATTTACGCTCAGCCCTCACTAGAGTTGAACAACAAAATCAAAATGATGTTGCGCTTTCTGCTAGCTTAAGAATAGAGCGTGATCAGGCATTGCAGAATGCCATTCGACTTGAGGCAGCACTGGACTCCGAGCGTAAACAGGGCTTAGGAAGAATTGAATCCCTCAATGAGGCTAAAGAGGCGCTCACCAGTCAATTCAAAAATCTTGCCAATGAAATTTTGGAAGATAAGTCCAAACGATTCACCGAACAGAATGTAGCTAACCTAGACGCACTGCTTAAGCCACTACAAACTAAGCTTTCGGAATTTAAAGAGCAGGTAAATACTTCATATGGCAACGAAGCACGCGAACGCTTTGCCCTTAAGAGTGAGATCGAGCGTCTAGCCAATCTGAATTTACGAATGTCAGATGAGACACGCTCCCTGACCCAGGCGCTGAAGGGCGACTCCAAAGTACAAGGTAATTGGGGTGAATTGGTTTTAGAGTCCATTCTTGAGTCTTCTGGCCTGCGTAAGGGTGAAGAGTACCTAGTTCAGGATAGTCACACGCAAACCGATGGTTCACGCCTTCAGCCTGACGTTGTCGTCAAACTACCGGAGGGTAGAAGCTTAGTAGTTGATAGCAAGGTTTCTATTACAGCGTATTCACGTCATGCTGAGGCTTCTGATCCAGTGGTAGCTGAGCAAGAACTCATGGCCCACATTCAGTCCCTTCGACAACACATTCAAGGACTTTCAAGCAAGAACTACAGCGCTTTGTATGGCACTGGCTCAGTAGACTTCGTGTTGATGTTTGTGCCCATTGAGCCTGCATTCCTGCTAGCCCTCAAGACAGCGCCTAATTTGTACCAGGAGGCACTAGCCAAGAATATTGTGCTGGTATGCCCAAGTACTTTGATGGCAACCTTGAGAACTGTTGCGCACCTGTGGCGTCAAGATTCACAAAACCGCAACGCTCTAGAAATTGCAAAACAATGTGGCACGCTCTATGATAAGTTTGTTGGCTTTGTTGATGATCTTGAAAAACTCGGTCAACGCCTAGATCAAGCCCAAACAAGTTATCACGATGCCTTTAGTAAACTCAAATCTGGTAAAGGTAATCTCATTCGCACTGCAGAGAAGGTGCGCGAGCTTGGCGTTAAGCCTAGTAAAAATTTATCTGCACCCTTAATTGAATCATCAAGCGACTCTGAATAA
- a CDS encoding DsbC family protein yields MNKLLSILALACSFTFLAGTVNAQSEQQVRSELQKKIGPNTKIKSVSQSPISGIYEVLVGNEVFYTDANSKYLIQGEIIEIATGKNITEQKQADLNRIKWTELNPSNALKAVRGNGSRQLAIFSDPNCGYCKRLEKSLQQLDNVTVYTYLIPILSADSALKSKQIWCSADPQKAYIDWMINGIAPSGKSDCTTPLDKNMAFAKTYGITGTPTIFFTDGSRFPGAVQIVDIEKKFSSLK; encoded by the coding sequence TTGAATAAATTACTTTCTATTCTCGCTTTAGCTTGCTCTTTCACATTTTTAGCGGGAACAGTCAACGCGCAATCGGAGCAGCAAGTCCGATCTGAGCTCCAAAAGAAGATTGGCCCAAACACAAAAATCAAAAGTGTTTCTCAATCGCCCATCTCCGGCATATACGAAGTGTTAGTCGGAAATGAGGTTTTTTACACGGATGCAAATAGTAAATATTTAATCCAGGGTGAAATTATTGAGATCGCTACTGGGAAAAATATTACTGAACAAAAACAGGCAGACCTCAATCGCATCAAATGGACCGAACTTAATCCATCAAATGCTTTAAAAGCAGTACGCGGAAATGGCAGTCGACAGTTAGCCATTTTCTCTGACCCGAATTGCGGCTACTGCAAACGTTTAGAAAAATCCTTGCAGCAACTAGATAACGTTACGGTCTATACCTACCTTATCCCGATTCTGTCAGCCGACTCTGCGCTAAAGTCGAAACAAATTTGGTGTTCTGCTGATCCCCAGAAAGCCTATATTGATTGGATGATCAATGGCATTGCACCTAGTGGTAAGAGCGACTGCACCACGCCTTTAGATAAAAATATGGCCTTTGCCAAAACCTACGGAATTACAGGTACCCCTACCATCTTCTTTACTGATGGCAGCCGCTTTCCCGGTGCGGTTCAAATCGTCGATATTGAAAAGAAATTTAGCAGCCTGAAGTAA
- the prfA gene encoding peptide chain release factor 1 → MKPSMRAKLDHLDTRLAELNSLLTTEESTKDMDNYRKLTREHSDIATVVEQFGLYKQAEADAQAAEEMRKDPDMKDFADEEQKQAQATMEKLEGILQKLLLPKDVNDERNVFLEIRAGTGGDESALFASDLLRMYTRFAERQGWKVEVVNAAESDLGGYKEVVLRLVGQSVYSRLKFESGGHRVQRVPQTETQGRIHTSACTVAVMPEADELEAVKINPAELRIDTFRASGAGGQHINKTDSAVRITHLPTGTVVECQDDRSQHRNREQAMKVLVSRIMDAREREKHQLEAQTRKSLVGTGDRSDRIRTYNFPQGRITDHRINLTLYKIDAMMDGDLDDLCNALASEHQAELLAALGDS, encoded by the coding sequence ATGAAGCCCAGCATGCGGGCTAAGCTAGACCACCTAGACACGCGCTTAGCCGAACTCAATTCCTTACTAACAACCGAAGAGTCCACCAAAGATATGGACAACTATCGGAAGCTCACGCGTGAGCATTCTGATATTGCGACGGTAGTAGAGCAATTTGGCCTGTACAAACAAGCTGAGGCTGATGCTCAAGCTGCAGAAGAGATGCGCAAGGATCCTGACATGAAGGACTTTGCTGATGAAGAGCAGAAACAAGCTCAAGCCACCATGGAAAAACTTGAAGGCATTCTTCAAAAACTACTCCTACCCAAAGATGTCAACGACGAACGCAATGTCTTCCTAGAAATTCGGGCGGGTACTGGTGGTGACGAGAGTGCCCTCTTTGCCAGCGACCTACTTCGCATGTATACGCGCTTTGCAGAACGCCAGGGCTGGAAAGTGGAAGTCGTCAATGCAGCCGAATCTGATCTTGGTGGCTATAAAGAAGTTGTTCTCCGCTTAGTAGGTCAATCCGTCTACTCACGACTCAAATTTGAGTCCGGTGGCCATCGCGTACAACGTGTTCCCCAAACAGAAACTCAAGGGCGCATACATACTTCGGCTTGCACAGTGGCAGTGATGCCAGAAGCAGATGAATTAGAAGCGGTCAAAATTAACCCTGCTGAATTACGCATCGATACTTTCAGAGCTTCAGGTGCCGGTGGTCAGCATATCAATAAAACAGATTCTGCTGTGCGTATCACCCACTTGCCCACTGGCACGGTAGTGGAGTGCCAAGATGATCGCAGTCAGCACCGTAATCGTGAACAAGCGATGAAGGTGCTTGTCTCACGCATCATGGATGCCCGCGAGCGTGAAAAACATCAGTTAGAAGCTCAGACCAGAAAGTCTCTAGTTGGCACTGGTGATCGTAGTGATCGCATTCGTACATATAACTTTCCGCAAGGTCGTATTACCGATCACCGCATCAATCTCACGCTTTACAAGATTGATGCCATGATGGATGGTGATCTCGATGATCTTTGTAATGCCTTGGCGTCTGAGCATCAGGCGGAGCTTCTTGCAGCACTTGGCGATAGTTAA
- the prmC gene encoding peptide chain release factor N(5)-glutamine methyltransferase, with translation MGFSHSLRELISNCELPANEARILLAHLLEKYYQLPRSALLSRDDMSLNEQAFEEWVRLVSRRMDGEPIAYILGKKGFHHIELQVGPGVLIPRPETELLVEIALTEIAKFNKHTRVLDLGTGSGAIALSIASAMPLASLIATDQSTEALAIAKQNAQTLNLLDQVQFLLGSWYAALIEPSQFDVIVSNPPYIAHQDPHLTQGDLRFEPESALTDYASGLSCLEVIIAGADQYLKPGGLIAIEHGFDQSEAVMELMKVAGLIDVQAHLDLAGHYRAASGRKKL, from the coding sequence ATGGGTTTCAGCCATTCTTTAAGAGAATTAATTAGCAACTGCGAATTGCCTGCTAATGAAGCGCGAATATTGCTAGCCCACCTACTTGAGAAGTATTACCAACTTCCACGCTCTGCCTTACTATCCCGTGATGACATGTCTTTGAATGAGCAAGCTTTTGAGGAATGGGTAAGACTAGTCTCCAGAAGAATGGATGGCGAGCCCATCGCCTATATCTTGGGCAAGAAAGGCTTTCATCATATTGAGTTACAGGTTGGTCCTGGGGTGCTGATTCCCCGCCCAGAAACTGAGCTCCTTGTAGAAATTGCCCTTACTGAAATTGCAAAATTTAACAAACATACAAGAGTATTAGATCTCGGTACAGGCTCCGGCGCTATTGCACTCTCTATCGCAAGCGCTATGCCACTGGCGTCACTGATTGCAACAGATCAATCGACCGAGGCTTTGGCTATTGCAAAGCAAAATGCACAAACTTTGAACCTGTTAGATCAAGTCCAGTTTTTACTAGGTAGTTGGTATGCGGCGTTGATCGAACCAAGCCAATTTGATGTGATTGTCAGCAATCCACCCTATATTGCCCATCAAGACCCCCACCTCACTCAAGGGGATCTGCGCTTTGAACCTGAATCCGCCTTGACCGATTACGCTAGCGGGTTGAGCTGCTTGGAGGTCATTATTGCTGGAGCAGATCAATACCTAAAACCTGGTGGCTTGATTGCCATCGAGCATGGCTTTGATCAATCTGAGGCTGTAATGGAGCTTATGAAAGTAGCAGGTTTAATAGATGTGCAGGCGCACCTCGATTTAGCAGGCCACTACCGGGCTGCTTCTGGACGAAAAAAGCTCTAA
- a CDS encoding MFS transporter encodes MPASSHSYRKVAIAACFGTFLEWYDFLTFATLAVVFGPLFFPSSDPSTALLASLATFGVGMVVRPIGAAIFGSIGDRIGRRPVFMITITLMGIATVCVGFLPTYAQVGIWAPILLVSLRLLQGLSAGGEIGGGAVYLTEHAGQTNRGFKTSFLQLMGPLGILVSTLQIALLQTYLTQEEFLSWGWRVPFWVSLILLLIAFKARMALEETPIYLHLSKMHTQSKSPLRDNFKDPETRKRMFLLFFCVSAGGAILFFCVQVYTSIFLKTVVKLPPQLVDQLSVYATIALLPLTIFAGWLSDRIGRKPVVVSGLILGATLILPAFYLLKNLNSNSMITIAGILIGLSIILALVVGPQTALLAELFPAKTRNSAATLPHNLAAGWIGGLLPLIVTWLNHEWANDLAGLMYPTFFLGIGALMAALYLPETKQSNLHK; translated from the coding sequence TTGCCAGCATCATCTCACTCTTATAGAAAGGTTGCTATTGCAGCCTGCTTTGGCACCTTTCTAGAGTGGTACGACTTTCTGACCTTCGCAACTCTTGCGGTGGTCTTTGGTCCTCTTTTCTTTCCCTCAAGCGATCCTAGTACAGCGCTTTTAGCCAGCCTAGCAACATTCGGTGTTGGCATGGTGGTAAGACCCATTGGAGCAGCGATATTTGGCAGTATTGGCGATCGTATTGGGCGGCGCCCAGTGTTTATGATCACCATTACCCTCATGGGTATTGCTACGGTATGCGTTGGTTTTTTGCCGACCTATGCCCAAGTTGGCATCTGGGCACCCATTCTGCTGGTTAGCCTAAGACTCTTACAAGGCCTCTCAGCAGGAGGAGAAATTGGCGGTGGTGCAGTCTATCTAACAGAGCATGCTGGTCAAACTAATCGCGGCTTTAAGACAAGCTTCTTGCAGCTCATGGGGCCACTGGGCATCCTGGTATCCACACTCCAAATTGCCTTGCTGCAAACCTATCTTACCCAAGAAGAATTTCTATCGTGGGGGTGGCGTGTGCCTTTTTGGGTTTCACTGATTCTGCTGTTGATTGCATTTAAAGCCCGCATGGCTCTAGAAGAGACGCCGATCTATTTGCATTTAAGCAAAATGCATACTCAATCAAAAAGTCCGTTGCGAGATAATTTCAAAGACCCTGAGACCAGAAAAAGAATGTTCCTACTTTTCTTTTGCGTTTCAGCAGGTGGGGCGATACTATTTTTCTGCGTGCAAGTCTACACTTCTATATTTCTAAAAACCGTAGTGAAATTGCCCCCTCAGCTAGTGGACCAATTGAGTGTTTATGCAACAATTGCTCTACTACCACTTACTATTTTTGCGGGCTGGCTATCCGATAGGATCGGCAGAAAGCCCGTGGTTGTCAGCGGCCTCATTCTGGGGGCTACATTAATACTACCGGCATTTTACTTACTGAAAAATTTGAATAGCAATTCAATGATCACCATTGCTGGAATATTAATTGGCCTATCCATCATTCTTGCGCTTGTCGTTGGCCCACAAACTGCACTACTTGCAGAACTCTTTCCGGCAAAAACCAGAAACAGTGCGGCAACGCTTCCTCATAACTTAGCAGCCGGCTGGATAGGCGGACTTCTCCCCTTAATTGTTACCTGGCTCAATCATGAGTGGGCTAATGACCTAGCAGGTCTAATGTATCCAACGTTTTTCTTGGGGATCGGCGCTTTAATGGCAGCACTTTATTTGCCAGAAACTAAGCAATCTAATTTACACAAGTAA
- the hemA gene encoding glutamyl-tRNA reductase, with protein sequence MKLLTLGINHHTAPVAIREKVAFDPEFLQEALHDLRQHLVGANQAGLPEATILSTCNRTELYCAANDADAASLLHEATFDWLAKTQQLAPSSLEPHIYSLPQSDAVRHAFRVACGLDSMVIGETQILGQMKDAVRTANDAGVLGTYLNQLFQKTFAVAKEVRGSTEIGAHSISMAAASVRLAERIFESIADQRVLFIGAGDMITLCATHFVARKPKVVAIANRTIERGQELADSISIQDVEAESFKLSDLPSRLHEFDIIISSTASSLPIIGLGMVESALKQRRRKPMVMIDLAVPRDFEPEISRLNDIYLYTVDDLGVMIQTGASLRQAAVSQAEAIIEDRVGNFMHWMQGRKTVPLIQDIQQQGEHLRQLELDRAMKRLMRGEDPQEVLNAMAQGLTNKFLHGSLHALQHSNGAERDALIKLLPKLFASHSKPEDH encoded by the coding sequence ATGAAGTTGTTGACACTCGGCATCAATCATCACACAGCGCCGGTCGCTATTCGGGAAAAGGTCGCCTTTGACCCTGAATTTCTTCAAGAAGCGTTGCACGATCTTCGCCAACATCTCGTTGGCGCGAATCAGGCCGGCCTGCCTGAGGCCACAATTCTGTCTACCTGCAATCGAACTGAACTCTACTGTGCAGCTAATGATGCAGATGCAGCCAGCCTTTTGCATGAAGCCACTTTTGATTGGTTAGCTAAAACCCAACAACTTGCACCAAGCAGTTTAGAGCCACATATTTACTCACTACCGCAGTCTGATGCGGTACGCCATGCTTTTAGGGTGGCCTGCGGATTAGATTCAATGGTGATTGGCGAAACCCAAATCTTAGGGCAGATGAAAGATGCTGTGCGAACTGCAAATGATGCAGGCGTCCTTGGCACTTATCTCAATCAACTCTTTCAGAAAACCTTTGCTGTTGCAAAAGAAGTTCGTGGCTCGACAGAGATTGGTGCGCACTCGATTTCAATGGCAGCGGCATCCGTTCGATTGGCTGAGCGCATTTTTGAAAGTATTGCAGACCAACGCGTTCTGTTTATCGGCGCTGGCGATATGATCACCTTGTGCGCTACCCATTTCGTAGCTCGTAAGCCTAAAGTAGTAGCAATTGCTAATCGCACGATTGAACGCGGACAAGAATTAGCAGACTCGATTTCTATTCAAGATGTTGAGGCAGAATCATTCAAGCTCTCAGATTTGCCAAGTCGATTGCATGAATTTGACATCATCATTTCGAGTACAGCATCATCACTGCCGATTATCGGATTAGGAATGGTGGAGAGCGCTCTTAAGCAACGTCGCCGCAAACCCATGGTCATGATTGATCTAGCGGTTCCCCGTGACTTTGAGCCAGAAATTAGCCGCTTAAATGATATCTATTTGTATACTGTCGATGATTTAGGTGTGATGATTCAGACGGGCGCCTCTTTACGCCAAGCAGCTGTGAGTCAGGCAGAAGCCATTATTGAAGATCGGGTTGGTAATTTCATGCACTGGATGCAAGGTCGCAAGACTGTGCCACTCATTCAGGATATTCAGCAACAAGGCGAGCACCTCAGGCAACTTGAACTAGATCGCGCGATGAAACGATTGATGCGTGGTGAAGATCCTCAAGAGGTTCTCAACGCAATGGCGCAGGGCTTAACTAATAAGTTCCTACATGGTTCATTGCATGCTTTACAACATTCCAATGGCGCTGAGCGTGACGCCCTGATTAAGTTGCTTCCCAAATTATTCGCCTCGCACTCCAAGCCAGAAGACCATTAG
- a CDS encoding FAD-dependent monooxygenase, producing MSEVHPNTLVKLPKNTSQIRTVDIAVVGGGIVGKACALGLAQLGLQTVQIAPDLGQIVAAPEGSQWGQRIYAFSPGTQKLLAHLQVWDAVDHSRLQAVRDMRIFGDRGEKQDQLHLSAFEAGVPQLAWIGESNVIEHTLDQASRFQSKLERMNGAVENIQVITDGVLLHLQDGSSLRAQLLIAADGANSPIRSELGISAKEESYSQNAVVANWICTSAHLETAYQWFLPGGDIVAMLPLPNKQVSMVWSTSPENAADLLKLDFAGWAEKFSSIANGAIAAQLGALTLNSTPATFPLRRIQTSRFIGPAENPKVVLIGDAAHVIHPLAGQGLNLGLRDVASLLHVLSKQESFRPLNDIVLLRRYERQRQGDTSALIWVTDKLKKLFSASSSTERQLRNWGLGMVNRSHFIKRRLIERALGDTDFE from the coding sequence ATGTCAGAAGTTCACCCAAATACCTTGGTCAAATTGCCCAAAAATACCTCTCAGATACGAACCGTAGATATTGCCGTAGTCGGCGGAGGCATCGTGGGCAAGGCTTGTGCCTTAGGTCTAGCGCAACTTGGGCTACAAACGGTTCAGATAGCCCCCGATTTAGGGCAAATCGTTGCAGCCCCCGAGGGCAGTCAATGGGGGCAACGTATTTATGCTTTTTCTCCAGGCACCCAAAAATTATTGGCTCATCTACAAGTTTGGGATGCGGTTGATCACAGCCGCTTACAAGCTGTTCGGGATATGCGGATTTTTGGCGATCGCGGCGAAAAGCAGGATCAACTGCATCTATCAGCTTTTGAGGCAGGTGTTCCCCAACTAGCCTGGATTGGCGAATCGAATGTAATCGAGCACACCCTAGATCAAGCGTCACGCTTTCAAAGTAAATTGGAGCGCATGAATGGCGCAGTAGAAAATATTCAAGTGATTACTGATGGTGTTCTGCTCCATCTGCAAGATGGTTCAAGCTTGAGAGCCCAACTCCTGATTGCGGCCGATGGCGCTAATTCACCCATCCGCTCAGAGTTAGGGATTTCTGCAAAAGAGGAAAGCTATTCACAAAATGCCGTAGTAGCCAATTGGATTTGCACTAGCGCCCATTTAGAAACTGCTTATCAATGGTTTTTGCCAGGCGGCGATATTGTGGCGATGTTACCGCTACCAAATAAACAAGTATCTATGGTGTGGTCAACCTCACCAGAAAATGCTGCGGATCTTTTAAAACTCGATTTTGCAGGGTGGGCTGAAAAGTTTTCCTCGATTGCTAATGGAGCAATAGCTGCTCAACTTGGAGCGCTCACGCTTAATTCAACGCCAGCGACTTTTCCCCTCAGAAGAATTCAGACGAGTCGATTTATTGGCCCAGCAGAAAATCCAAAAGTAGTTCTGATTGGGGATGCGGCGCATGTCATTCATCCACTAGCAGGGCAAGGATTAAATTTAGGCCTCAGAGATGTTGCATCACTACTTCATGTGCTGAGTAAACAAGAATCTTTTCGACCACTAAATGACATAGTGCTACTGCGTCGCTACGAGCGCCAACGTCAAGGTGATACCAGCGCATTAATTTGGGTAACAGATAAACTCAAAAAGCTTTTCTCAGCGAGTAGTAGCACTGAAAGGCAATTACGTAATTGGGGGCTGGGAATGGTCAATCGTAGTCACTTCATTAAACGGCGGCTCATTGAACGCGCTCTCGGAGATACTGATTTTGAATAA
- the grxD gene encoding Grx4 family monothiol glutaredoxin: MDTQAKIQEIVTSHPVVLFMKGNAQFPQCGFSGNAINILRASGVQTLHTVNVLEDEAIRQGIKEFANWPTIPQLYINGEFIGGSDIMTEMFESGELKKLVQA; the protein is encoded by the coding sequence ATGGACACCCAAGCAAAAATTCAAGAAATCGTTACTAGCCATCCCGTTGTATTGTTTATGAAGGGTAATGCCCAGTTTCCACAATGTGGCTTTTCCGGAAACGCGATCAATATTTTGCGCGCAAGTGGTGTGCAGACTCTTCATACTGTTAACGTTTTGGAAGATGAAGCAATTCGTCAGGGCATTAAGGAATTTGCTAACTGGCCAACTATTCCTCAGCTCTACATCAATGGTGAATTCATTGGTGGCTCAGACATCATGACTGAAATGTTCGAAAGCGGTGAGTTGAAAAAGCTTGTACAAGCTTGA
- a CDS encoding uracil-DNA glycosylase: protein MYSFSAADIPEDWRALLGDYFESPEWQILQTNLRAEFNTELEKICPEPQYFFKALTLTPLTKVKVVILGQDPYHSPGLAQGLAFSIPSNIPTSSRQFPSSLRNISKALVLEGFGTLPTGDLHPWAEQGVLLLNTALSVKLGEAASHANLGWKSLIDRLISGLAQQKLSLVWMLWGGHAQSKLPLIEAAPGQLILQSSHPSGLGVYKTDRPFLEPGAKASCGHFTKANEWLVKHQKSPICWVTSNKSTSSVTPQATLFN, encoded by the coding sequence ATGTATTCATTTTCTGCGGCTGATATTCCAGAAGATTGGCGCGCCCTACTCGGAGATTATTTTGAATCCCCTGAGTGGCAAATACTACAGACCAATCTGAGAGCTGAGTTCAATACAGAGCTGGAGAAGATTTGTCCGGAGCCTCAATATTTCTTCAAAGCACTGACATTAACCCCGCTTACCAAAGTCAAGGTCGTCATCTTGGGGCAAGATCCATATCACTCCCCTGGACTAGCGCAGGGCTTGGCTTTTTCTATTCCGAGCAATATTCCGACAAGTTCTCGCCAATTTCCGAGCTCCTTACGCAATATTAGTAAAGCGCTAGTGCTGGAAGGTTTTGGCACTCTTCCCACCGGTGATCTTCACCCATGGGCTGAGCAAGGCGTCCTGCTCCTCAATACGGCTCTCAGCGTCAAATTGGGTGAGGCCGCTAGTCATGCCAACCTCGGCTGGAAATCCCTGATTGATAGACTGATTAGTGGCTTGGCACAGCAAAAACTATCTTTAGTGTGGATGCTGTGGGGCGGTCATGCCCAATCCAAGCTCCCCCTGATTGAGGCAGCACCAGGTCAATTGATTCTGCAATCCTCCCATCCTTCTGGGCTGGGGGTCTATAAAACAGATCGACCCTTTCTGGAGCCCGGAGCAAAAGCAAGTTGCGGACACTTCACTAAAGCCAATGAGTGGCTCGTGAAACACCAAAAAAGCCCTATTTGCTGGGTTACCTCAAACAAGTCCACATCCAGCGTTACACCTCAAGCTACTCTCTTTAATTAA
- a CDS encoding M61 family metallopeptidase, whose translation MNKLNTPDLPEIQYTIWSADLHGHRFHVKLRIENPLPNGQILQMPAWIPGSYLIRDFSKQIETIEAFALDQPNEALVLDRIDNDQWRLPKIAGAVEILTTVYAFDSSVRAAYLDTERAFINPSSLCLAVKGQESLPCAVVLVPPKDTCTNSWTVQTGLQPAKVDDQGYGFYLAKNYDDLLDHPVAMGEFQIAHWQSNGVSHAMAIQGCIHEVDLERLAKDLQAICTCTINLFEPKTKKVPFQNYLFLVNAVLSGYGGLEHRNSTALLCRRDQIPQINSPLDEVSYREFLGLCSHEYFHAWLVKRIQPKAFQPYQLDRRNHTRLLWLFEGFTSYYDDLQLFRSKRIDLKTYLKLVANNWNGILRGPGRLKQSLADSSFDAWTKYYQADENTPNAVVSYYGKGALLALGLDLKIRAFTENCQSLDDLMRLIWQTHGVTLDGITEEGLDELVLKLLGKGFSKTWNEFQSRYIFGTEDIPIQKWIHSQTISVKQKTHSKLEKIKLQFGLRHAEFGGWLKVTHVLDGGAAQLAGLATGDLLASINGERITAARWDNVLSSLITGQIIQICFYRDDLQHECITTLEDDQIPAQYTLTPTE comes from the coding sequence ATGAATAAATTGAATACCCCTGATCTTCCTGAAATCCAATACACCATTTGGTCGGCAGATTTACACGGTCACCGCTTCCATGTGAAGTTGCGCATTGAGAATCCATTGCCCAATGGACAGATTCTACAAATGCCTGCTTGGATTCCGGGAAGTTATTTAATACGTGATTTCAGTAAACAAATTGAAACGATTGAAGCGTTTGCGCTTGATCAGCCGAATGAAGCGCTAGTCTTAGATCGAATTGATAACGATCAGTGGCGCTTGCCTAAGATCGCTGGTGCAGTAGAAATCCTCACAACGGTGTATGCATTTGATTCTTCCGTGCGGGCTGCCTATCTGGATACTGAGCGTGCTTTTATCAACCCTAGTAGTTTATGTTTAGCAGTCAAGGGGCAAGAGTCTTTACCCTGTGCTGTAGTGTTGGTTCCTCCCAAAGATACTTGCACGAACTCCTGGACTGTTCAAACGGGCTTACAGCCAGCCAAAGTAGATGATCAAGGTTACGGCTTTTATCTCGCTAAAAATTATGATGATCTCTTAGATCATCCGGTTGCGATGGGTGAATTTCAGATTGCTCATTGGCAATCAAATGGAGTTTCACATGCCATGGCTATTCAAGGCTGTATCCATGAAGTTGATCTGGAGCGCCTAGCAAAAGATCTTCAGGCAATCTGTACCTGCACCATTAATCTCTTTGAACCAAAGACTAAGAAAGTACCTTTTCAGAATTATTTATTTTTGGTGAATGCAGTCCTCTCTGGATATGGCGGACTCGAGCATCGCAACAGCACAGCTCTTCTGTGCCGTCGTGATCAGATTCCCCAAATAAATTCACCACTTGATGAGGTATCCTATCGTGAGTTTCTAGGCCTCTGTAGCCATGAATACTTCCACGCTTGGTTAGTAAAACGTATTCAGCCAAAAGCATTTCAACCTTATCAACTCGATCGCAGAAACCATACTCGTTTACTGTGGTTATTTGAAGGCTTTACTAGTTACTACGATGATTTGCAATTGTTCCGCAGCAAACGCATCGATCTCAAAACCTATCTCAAGCTAGTTGCTAATAATTGGAATGGTATTTTGCGTGGACCAGGTAGATTGAAACAAAGCCTTGCCGATAGTTCTTTTGATGCATGGACAAAATACTATCAAGCCGATGAGAATACGCCGAATGCAGTCGTGAGTTATTACGGCAAGGGGGCATTACTAGCGTTGGGCTTAGACCTTAAGATTCGAGCATTTACAGAGAACTGCCAGTCCCTAGATGATTTAATGCGTCTCATTTGGCAAACCCATGGAGTAACGCTTGATGGCATTACTGAAGAAGGCTTAGATGAGTTGGTACTCAAACTACTTGGGAAGGGATTCTCCAAAACTTGGAATGAATTTCAATCTCGCTATATTTTTGGCACTGAAGATATTCCAATTCAGAAATGGATTCATTCGCAAACCATTTCAGTGAAACAAAAAACCCATTCCAAGCTTGAGAAGATCAAACTTCAATTCGGTCTGCGCCATGCTGAATTTGGTGGCTGGCTAAAGGTAACTCACGTACTCGATGGTGGAGCTGCACAATTAGCTGGCCTAGCCACTGGAGATCTTTTAGCTAGCATCAATGGTGAACGCATTACTGCGGCACGTTGGGATAATGTCTTGTCTAGTTTGATCACAGGACAAATCATTCAGATTTGCTTTTACCGAGATGACCTACAGCATGAGTGCATCACCACTCTTGAGGATGACCAAATTCCAGCCCAGTACACCCTCACGCCAACTGAGTAA